The following coding sequences are from one Bradyrhizobium sp. 200 window:
- a CDS encoding Flp family type IVb pilin, translated as MKNLVSRFVKDESGATAIEYGLIAAGIAIAIITAVNGLGTKLSTNFVTISTSLK; from the coding sequence ATGAAGAATCTCGTTTCGCGTTTCGTGAAGGATGAGTCCGGCGCCACCGCCATCGAATACGGCCTGATTGCCGCCGGTATCGCGATCGCGATCATTACCGCCGTCAACGGTCTCGGCACCAAGCTGTCGACGAACTTCGTTACGATCTCAACCTCGCTCAAGTAA
- a CDS encoding sterol desaturase family protein — translation MSSLPMEVIEVVGQTMAKVVPVTIALAIVFTVLSHFWACNPGKPWWRKRELITDICYWFFVPVFARIFRIGLLVLGAAVLFNIHEPDELIAFYDNGHGPLAQLPLWLQAILFLVVSDFMLYWLHRMFHGGAFWKYHAIHHSSEDLEWISAARFHPVNLFIGTILVDVILLIAGISPNIMLWVGPFTTFHSAFVHANLNWTLGPFKYVLATPVFHRWHHTSLEEGGDTNFAGTFPLWDIMFGTFRMPENRLPENYGVDDQEIPAEIGGQLAYPFRH, via the coding sequence ATGTCCAGTTTGCCAATGGAAGTCATCGAGGTAGTAGGCCAGACGATGGCGAAGGTCGTTCCGGTCACGATCGCGCTCGCCATTGTATTCACGGTGCTCTCGCATTTCTGGGCCTGCAATCCGGGCAAACCCTGGTGGCGCAAGCGCGAACTTATTACCGACATCTGCTACTGGTTCTTCGTGCCGGTGTTTGCGCGCATCTTCCGCATCGGGCTATTGGTGCTCGGCGCCGCCGTCCTCTTCAACATTCATGAGCCGGACGAACTGATCGCGTTCTACGACAATGGCCATGGGCCGCTGGCGCAGCTTCCGCTCTGGCTGCAGGCGATACTGTTTCTCGTTGTGTCCGACTTCATGCTGTACTGGCTGCACCGCATGTTTCACGGCGGCGCGTTCTGGAAATACCACGCCATCCATCATTCCTCCGAAGATCTCGAGTGGATCTCCGCGGCGCGGTTTCATCCCGTCAACCTGTTCATCGGAACGATCCTGGTCGACGTCATCCTGCTGATCGCGGGCATCTCGCCCAACATCATGCTATGGGTCGGGCCGTTCACGACTTTCCATTCAGCCTTCGTTCACGCCAACCTGAACTGGACGCTCGGGCCCTTCAAATATGTGCTTGCCACGCCGGTCTTCCATCGCTGGCATCACACCTCACTCGAGGAGGGCGGCGACACCAATTTCGCGGGCACCTTCCCGCTGTGGGACATCATGTTCGGGACGTTTCGCATGCCGGAGAACCGTTTGCCCGAGAATTACGGTGTCGACGATCAGGAGATCCCTGCCGAGATCGGCGGGCAATTGGCCTATCCGTTCCGTCACTAG
- a CDS encoding sterol desaturase family protein, whose protein sequence is MNLPTEVVEMLGQTLAKVVPVTIALALLFSVLAHFWACNPGRPWWRKRELITDVCYWFLVPLFARVFRIGLLVLGAALLFGIRDADELIAFYDNGHGPLSRLPLWLQAILFLVAADFMMYWLHRMFHGGGFWKYHAIHHSSEDVDWISAARFHPVNLLLGTIGVDVVLLMAGISPGVMLWLGPFNLFHSAFVHANLNWTLGPFRYVVATPVFHRWHHTSREEGGDTNFAGTFPLWDILFGTFRMPKGKLPDQYGVDDQASFPREIIGQLAYPFRK, encoded by the coding sequence ATGAACCTGCCGACCGAAGTCGTCGAGATGCTGGGCCAGACCCTGGCCAAGGTGGTGCCGGTCACGATCGCGCTGGCGCTACTCTTTTCGGTGCTGGCGCATTTCTGGGCCTGCAATCCCGGCAGGCCCTGGTGGCGCAAACGCGAGCTCATCACCGACGTCTGCTACTGGTTCCTGGTGCCGCTGTTCGCGCGTGTGTTTCGCATCGGGCTATTGGTGCTGGGCGCCGCCTTGCTGTTTGGAATTCGCGACGCCGACGAACTGATCGCCTTCTACGACAACGGCCATGGTCCGCTGTCGAGGCTGCCCTTGTGGCTGCAGGCGATCCTGTTCCTGGTCGCGGCCGATTTCATGATGTACTGGCTGCACCGCATGTTCCATGGCGGCGGGTTCTGGAAGTACCACGCCATCCACCATTCGTCGGAAGATGTGGACTGGATCTCGGCGGCGCGCTTCCACCCCGTCAACCTGCTGTTAGGCACCATCGGGGTTGATGTCGTGCTGCTGATGGCCGGGATTTCGCCGGGCGTGATGCTTTGGCTCGGGCCCTTCAACCTCTTCCATTCCGCGTTCGTTCACGCCAACCTCAACTGGACGCTCGGCCCGTTCAGATATGTCGTGGCGACGCCGGTGTTTCACCGCTGGCACCACACCTCCCGCGAGGAGGGCGGCGACACCAATTTCGCAGGCACCTTTCCGCTCTGGGACATCCTGTTCGGGACCTTCCGGATGCCGAAAGGCAAGCTGCCGGACCAGTATGGAGTGGACGATCAGGCCTCGTTTCCCCGCGAAATCATCGGACAACTGGCCTATCCGTTCCGCAAATAG